A region of Bradysia coprophila strain Holo2 unplaced genomic scaffold, BU_Bcop_v1 contig_373, whole genome shotgun sequence DNA encodes the following proteins:
- the LOC119081979 gene encoding axoneme-associated protein mst101(2) isoform X2, with protein MDIKCDEATEIRCQEKSKGGLSYEVILAEPTGNVINPVTIRSNTKANKSLSNDEIAKKLKEAEERRLSLEAKKMADWTAKASKIEEIARKKDELNIEFINQTKEALDAKMEYHVEKRDALMSDMKKKLKDHAEEIEKKRILLEQQKELERVAIDEKHKVAAAIRDENMKKMLNHLKEHNINKLAEVKITADIRETEKCMEIKHIFDNKLYAAEQKREEEVRKKLEKLREHERRAEIVRQNKAKATQMEGMDDGKCEMSN; from the exons CAACCGAAATAAgatgccaagaaaaatcgaaaggAGGTTTGAGCTACGAAGTTATTTTAGCCGAGCCAACGGGAAATGTGATAAACCCAGTCACAATTAGAAGTAATACGAAAGCGAATAAGAGTTTATCGAACGATGAAATCGCAAAGAAATTAAAGGAAGCCGAAGAACGTCGACTT TCACTTGAAGCGAAGAAAATGGCTGACTGGACAGCAAAGGCGAGTAAAATCGAAGAGATTGCCCGAAAGAAGGACGAATTGAATATCGAGTTTATAAATCAAACGAAAGAGGCACTAGACGCGAAAATGGAGTATCATGTCGAGAAACGGGATGCTTTAATGAGTGATATgaagaaaaagttaaaa gaTCATGCCgaagaaatcgaaaagaaaCGGATTCTGTTGGAACAGCAAAAGGAATTGGAACGTGTGGCGATAGATGAAAAACATAAAGTCGCTGCTGCCATTCGAGATGAGAACATGAAAAAGATGTTGAATCATCTAAAAGAACAC AACATAAATAAACTTGCCGAGGTAAAAATAACAGCCGACATCCGGGAAAccgaaaaatgtatggaaattaAACACATTTTCGACAACAAACTGTATGCGGCCGAGCAAAAGCGAGAAGAAGAAGTTAGAAAGAAGCTTGAAAAATTACGTGAACAT GAACGTCGTGCTGAAATCGTCCGTCAAAACAAAGCAAAGGCCACACAAATGGAAGGTATGGACGATGGAAAATGCGAAATgtccaattaa
- the LOC119081979 gene encoding axoneme-associated protein mst101(2) isoform X4, whose translation MDIKCDEATEIRCQEKSKGGLSYEVILAEPTGNVINPVTIRSNTKANKSLSNDEIAKKLKEAEERRLSLEAKKMADWTAKASKIEEIARKKDELNIEFINQTKEALDAKMEYHVEKRDALMSDMKKKLKDHAEEIEKKRILLEQQKELERVAIDEKHKVAAAIRDENMKKMLNHLKEHERRAEIVRQNKAKATQMEGMDDGKCEMSN comes from the exons CAACCGAAATAAgatgccaagaaaaatcgaaaggAGGTTTGAGCTACGAAGTTATTTTAGCCGAGCCAACGGGAAATGTGATAAACCCAGTCACAATTAGAAGTAATACGAAAGCGAATAAGAGTTTATCGAACGATGAAATCGCAAAGAAATTAAAGGAAGCCGAAGAACGTCGACTT TCACTTGAAGCGAAGAAAATGGCTGACTGGACAGCAAAGGCGAGTAAAATCGAAGAGATTGCCCGAAAGAAGGACGAATTGAATATCGAGTTTATAAATCAAACGAAAGAGGCACTAGACGCGAAAATGGAGTATCATGTCGAGAAACGGGATGCTTTAATGAGTGATATgaagaaaaagttaaaa gaTCATGCCgaagaaatcgaaaagaaaCGGATTCTGTTGGAACAGCAAAAGGAATTGGAACGTGTGGCGATAGATGAAAAACATAAAGTCGCTGCTGCCATTCGAGATGAGAACATGAAAAAGATGTTGAATCATCTAAAAGAACAC GAACGTCGTGCTGAAATCGTCCGTCAAAACAAAGCAAAGGCCACACAAATGGAAGGTATGGACGATGGAAAATGCGAAATgtccaattaa